The following proteins come from a genomic window of Fontisubflavum oceani:
- the gatC gene encoding Asp-tRNA(Asn)/Glu-tRNA(Gln) amidotransferase subunit GatC encodes MSIDKDTAAKVAKLARIKVEEQELDALAGEFNAILGFIEQLNELDVENVEPMTSVTPMRLKRRADVVTDGDQQDKVLANAPDAREGFFAVPKVVE; translated from the coding sequence ATGTCCATCGACAAAGACACCGCCGCGAAAGTGGCGAAATTGGCCCGGATCAAGGTCGAAGAGCAGGAGCTCGACGCCTTGGCCGGAGAGTTCAACGCAATTCTTGGCTTCATCGAGCAATTGAACGAGCTGGATGTGGAAAATGTCGAGCCGATGACCTCCGTCACACCGATGCGGCTGAAACGGCGCGCAGATGTCGTCACGGATGGGGACCAGCAGGACAAGGTTTTGGCCAATGCGCCCGATGCGCGGGAAGGCTTCTTTGCAGTGCCGAAGGTGGTGGAATAA